The genomic region CTCATATCCATTCTTCTCTTTCAAAGCACTGAAGTCGAACCAGGCTTCGAAAGACTCAAGTTTGTCGAAGATGCTGGGCATCAGAAAGTGCAGTAATGACCACAACTCAGTCAGGTTGTTCTGCAGTGGTGTTCCAGTGATGAGCAACCTGTTGGCTGATTGGTATGACTGGAGCTCGCGAATGAGCCTGCAGTCCATGTTCTTGATGCGATGACCCTCGTCAATGATGATGAACTTCCATCCGAGATGTGCCAGATGCTTCCTGTCGTTCATACAGATCTCGTAACTGGTACATATCACCGGGAAGGTCTCGCTGCCGGGATTACGCAACTTCGTCTTTCGCAACTCCTCTCGTTCTTGCTTGCTGCCGTGGTACAGCACTACTGGGATGTCCGGGGTCCACTTCTTGAATTCCGCAACCCAATTGCTGGTGGTACTCAACGGGGCAGCAATCAGGAACGGGCCATGCACGCCTTTGCCTCGCAAGAATGCCAGAAATGAGATTGTCTGAATCGTTTTGCCAAGACCCATTTCATCTGCCAGGATGCCATTGAGACCATTCTCATACAACGAAGTAAGCCAGTCTAGTCCCTCCAGCTGATAGTTCCTCATCAGTCCACCAGTCACCAGCTCAGGCTGCTTTGCAGAGCGCAGCTCTTGGAAGCCAATCTCACTTGGCTTGACATCGGTATCTTTCGTCTCCTCTGCCAGTGCTTCAGATATCGACGTCTGGCCAGCCTTGGCTTGGACATCTTCTTTCTTCATATAGTCGGCAATCTTGCCGCCTTTGGTATTCTTCGCAGGTCGCCCCCTCTTGGGCAGCTCTTTCTTTGTGCCTGCACTCTGCTCAGCGTCCTGCGCATTCGCTTCAGCTGCTGCTGCACCTCTCGTGGCTCTCTTCTGTCCAGCTTGTGGCATCTGCTCTGCCTTCTCTTCCTTCTTCTGGGCTCGCTTCTTGCTTGCCTCGTCATTAGCTTCCTCCGCTTCCTCTTGCGAAGTCATCTGCTGTAACATGATCGCAGAGTACAGCTTGCTTTGGCTGAGCAGGTACTCGAGTGCCTTGTACTTCTGATCGACAACTTCTGCGCCGCCCTTAATGTCCTTTTCTCGTTCAGCTGCCAGCTTTCGTTCGCGCTTCTCATCCTGCTTTCGTCGCGCGTCTGCCATACGCGCCTCCTCCTTCTCCATGGCTGCCGATGCTCCGCCATCTCGAGTCTCTGGCGATGTGGGTGGCGTTGACTCCATTGACGTCGCTACTTCGGAAGACATGTTCTAATCATACACCCCTTGCAATATGAGGCCTCGAACGAAATTAAACAGAGATGCCACCCAAGATACAATACGAAACAAAGGAGAGCAACGCGAAAAGGTGAAAGCAGTGGACAATGACGACCTTCATCTTCGACGCGTTGCCGATCGAGATTGACCGTGTCAAGATCGCGTCTCAAGATCCCGCTAACCTCTTTCGCACAAACGGCTCAGCCGAGGAAGGAGAAACGGAGACATCCCTGCCCCACATTGCCACCACTGTGTACAGTGTAGGCGATTCATTCACTTACATCCACCAGACGAGAATATCATCCCGTAACAGAAAGGTCTCCAGTCCACATAGTACCACCAGAGCAGCAACACCAGTCCACCTCATCCATCCATAAACCATAAACACCACACCGCAACAATGGGCGGCTTATCGCTGTGGCTTATTCCTCATGATGACAAACCCTTCGTCAAGACGATGCAAGAACTGATCTCTGAAACAATTCCCCGTCAATTCGATGCCAAGACCCACAGCTTCCAGCCTCACGTTACAGTGACCTCCGACATCTCGGAAGACGCAATGAAAGGAAAGTCGCCCCAAGAATGGCTCGACTCCCTCCTCCTCGACGAACTAAAGCTCAAGAACGAACACAACGAAGTCCTCCTCGAGCTCGACACAATCGAAGCCGAGGATCCTTTCTTCCGAAAAATGAACATCGCCCTGAAAGACAACGAAAACCTCCGGAAATTAGTCGCCCTATGTCGACGAGAGTCTGGACTTGATGAGGCATTTGCGCAGAAGGAGTATAGGCCTCATTTCAGTCTGCTGTATTCGGATATTCCGACGAAGGACGTGAAGGCGAAGGTTCCGCTGATTGAGATGAAGATTGGCTTTGCGCTGGGGGATCTGTTTGCGTGCTGTGGTGGGGCGTTGTGTTTGGGTGGCAGTATGGTGTTGGTGGATACGAGGAAGGAGATTGAGGAGTGGAGTGTTATGGCGACGAGGGTGACGCC from Fulvia fulva chromosome 2, complete sequence harbors:
- a CDS encoding 2',3'-cyclic-nucleotide 3'-phosphodiesterase, whose amino-acid sequence is MGGLSLWLIPHDDKPFVKTMQELISETIPRQFDAKTHSFQPHVTVTSDISEDAMKGKSPQEWLDSLLLDELKLKNEHNEVLLELDTIEAEDPFFRKMNIALKDNENLRKLVALCRRESGLDEAFAQKEYRPHFSLLYSDIPTKDVKAKVPLIEMKIGFALGDLFACCGGALCLGGSMVLVDTRKEIEEWSVMATRVTPWAMWRATRGLL